In the genome of Pangasianodon hypophthalmus isolate fPanHyp1 chromosome 23, fPanHyp1.pri, whole genome shotgun sequence, one region contains:
- the fabp4a gene encoding fatty acid binding protein 4a has product MVDKFVGTWKMVSSENFDEYMKALGVGFATRQVGNRTKPNFILSMDDQGLICMKSQSTFKTTEVKFKLNEAFQETTADDRKTTTVVSLENDKLMQKQTWDGKETTLEREVTDGKLIATCKMGDVVAVRTYVKEA; this is encoded by the exons ATGGTGGATAAATTTGTGGGAACATGGAAGATGGTTTCCAGCGAGAATTTTGACGAATACATGAAGGCACTGG GTGTGGGTTTTGCCACTCGTCAGGTAGGAAACAGGACCAAGCCCAATTTCATTCTCAGCATGGACGACCAAGGACTGATATGCATGAAGTCGCAGAGCACTTTTAAAACTACTGAGGTCAAATTCAAGCTCAATGAAGCATTTCAGGAGACCACTGCTGACGACAGAAAGACCACG ACCGTGGTGAGCCTTGAGAACGACAAACTCATGCAAAAACAGACCTGGGATGGCAAAGAGACCACACTAGAGAGAGAAGTGACTGATGGAAAATTAATAGCG ACATGCAAGATGGGAGATGTGGTGGCGGTGAGGACGTATGTAAAAGAAGCATGA
- the mrpl53 gene encoding 39S ribosomal protein L53, mitochondrial, producing the protein MAASRGAVVLKTVKKIIVQFCPFESNVRATRDFLALVGSEKARATNMNCEVIAEVKHDRSEPMIDITFMDGERLVMKGAKLTSQEMLSALQTRCIAKDPQSKASGKK; encoded by the exons ATGGCGGCCTCCAGAGGAGCTGTGGTGTTAAAGACGGTGAAGAAAATTATCGTACAGTTTTGCCCTTTTGAATCCAATGTTCGCGCCACACG AGACTTTCTCGCCTTGGTTGGATCAGAAAAGGCCAGAGCTACAAACATGAACTGTGAAGTTATAGCAGAAGTGAAACACGACCGGTCAGAGCCTATGATCGACATCACGTTCA TGGACGGTGAAAGGTTAGTGATGAAAGGAGCCAAGCTGACAAGCCAGGAGATGCTCTCTGCCCTACAGACACGCTGCATTGCTAAAGACCCTCAGTCTAAAGCCTCAGGGAAGAAGTAG